From a region of the Ponticoccus alexandrii genome:
- a CDS encoding amidohydrolase family protein, with product MIIDLSCYPTDLVDLAWRHDGEPFTGERLLKMMDGPLYVNGKPRRVDKAFIQPPQGNTIYTHGIHEKEGKAAIREYMGYTEKMVCEHPDRFIGCFVYNPRYGTQNGAEEIERYVKEFDFKMVQLQANMHAYRPDRALDWLRPAMRVCADLGIMVKVHTGDGPYSIPTEFIPIIREFPEVNFILAHFGVQTGGVYTFEPFQMAMDEPNVYAESGWCLQSRIVEFAKELPKHKILFGTDTPPNEPGMWINLLEVLCHEPPQGLNLDEDTLEDYLGNNTARMIGLEPTAPPKSVAEAEAYLRDKGVVLEPAE from the coding sequence ATGATTATCGACCTGAGTTGCTATCCGACGGATCTCGTCGATCTGGCCTGGCGCCATGACGGCGAGCCCTTCACCGGAGAGCGGCTGCTGAAGATGATGGACGGTCCGCTCTACGTGAACGGCAAACCCCGTCGCGTCGACAAGGCGTTCATCCAGCCGCCGCAGGGCAACACGATCTACACCCACGGCATCCACGAAAAAGAAGGCAAGGCCGCGATCCGGGAGTACATGGGCTATACCGAGAAGATGGTCTGCGAGCACCCGGACCGCTTCATCGGCTGCTTCGTCTACAATCCGCGCTACGGCACGCAGAACGGTGCCGAGGAAATCGAACGCTACGTGAAAGAGTTCGATTTCAAGATGGTGCAGTTGCAGGCCAACATGCATGCCTACCGTCCCGACCGGGCGCTGGACTGGCTGCGCCCGGCCATGCGCGTCTGCGCCGACCTCGGCATCATGGTCAAGGTGCATACCGGCGACGGGCCCTACTCGATCCCGACGGAATTCATCCCGATCATCCGCGAATTCCCCGAGGTGAACTTCATCCTGGCGCACTTCGGCGTGCAGACCGGCGGGGTCTACACCTTCGAGCCGTTCCAGATGGCGATGGACGAACCCAATGTCTACGCCGAAAGCGGCTGGTGCCTGCAGTCGCGGATCGTCGAATTCGCGAAGGAACTGCCCAAGCACAAGATCCTCTTCGGCACCGACACGCCGCCGAACGAGCCGGGCATGTGGATCAACCTGCTTGAGGTGCTGTGCCACGAGCCGCCGCAGGGCCTGAACCTCGATGAGGACACGCTCGAGGATTATCTGGGCAACAACACCGCCCGGATGATCGGGCTGGAGCCCACCGCCCCGCCGAAATCCGTGGCCGAGGCAGAGGCCTATCTGCGGGACAAAGGCGTCGTTCTGGAACCGGCAGAATAA
- a CDS encoding CobW family GTP-binding protein: protein MNIHEIPKEKLPITILTGFLGSGKTTLLNYILTEKHGYRIAVIENEFGEVDVDSDLVLASDEEIYQMQNGCICCFVDVRNDLIDVMKKLLAQKDKFDHIIVETSGLADPTPVATAFFADRSVADEVNLDAIVTLVDAKHIDQHLYDPVLDGRDNQAVDQIVAADRIIVNKVDLANEAGLAKLEGDLRGLNQTAEILRSEFGVVDLNNILNVNGFQPSYVKERAEILQIDMNGEDDHDHHHHHHHGHLHDETVSSVSMTFDRPFVLDKLHRVLTDYLDEKGPAIFRTKGILAVAGDDRFYVLQAVHQLFDLRPDHPWQDETRRSKIVFIGRDLDRDEIGRKLSSCLVD, encoded by the coding sequence ATGAACATTCACGAGATCCCCAAGGAAAAGCTGCCGATCACCATCCTGACCGGGTTCCTGGGGTCGGGCAAAACCACGCTGCTGAACTACATCCTGACCGAAAAGCACGGCTACCGTATCGCGGTGATCGAAAACGAGTTCGGCGAAGTGGACGTGGACAGCGATCTGGTGCTGGCCTCGGACGAGGAAATCTACCAGATGCAGAACGGCTGCATCTGCTGCTTCGTCGACGTGCGCAACGACCTGATCGACGTGATGAAGAAGCTCTTGGCCCAGAAGGACAAGTTCGATCACATCATCGTCGAGACCTCGGGCCTTGCCGATCCGACGCCGGTGGCGACCGCGTTCTTTGCCGACCGCAGCGTGGCGGACGAGGTCAATCTGGACGCCATCGTAACGCTGGTGGATGCCAAGCATATCGACCAGCATCTTTACGATCCGGTGCTGGACGGGCGCGACAATCAGGCGGTGGACCAGATCGTCGCCGCCGACCGGATCATCGTCAACAAGGTCGATCTTGCCAACGAGGCCGGCCTGGCCAAGCTGGAAGGCGACCTGCGCGGCCTGAACCAGACCGCCGAGATCCTCCGCTCGGAGTTCGGTGTGGTGGATCTGAACAATATCCTCAACGTCAACGGGTTCCAGCCCTCCTATGTCAAGGAGCGGGCCGAGATCCTGCAGATCGACATGAATGGCGAGGATGACCACGACCATCATCACCACCATCATCACGGCCACCTGCACGACGAGACCGTGTCCTCGGTCAGTATGACCTTCGACCGGCCCTTCGTGCTGGACAAGCTGCACCGGGTGCTGACCGACTATCTGGACGAGAAGGGCCCGGCGATCTTCCGCACCAAGGGAATTCTGGCGGTTGCGGGCGACGACCGCTTTTATGTGCTGCAAGCGGTGCACCAGCTGTTCGACCTGCGCCCGGATCACCCCTGGCAGGACGAAACGCGCCGCTCGAAGATCGTGTTCATCGGGCGTGATCTGGATCGCGACGAGATCGGGCGCAAGCTGTCGTCCTGTCTGGTGGACTAA
- a CDS encoding xanthine dehydrogenase family protein molybdopterin-binding subunit, whose translation MNKPTGPLKNDFSVIGKSVKREDVIEKVTGEGVYVADLKPVGMLYGKMKRSDVAHARIKRIDVSKALAYPGVKAVLTHKDVPRVLHYGSPHPRSISCTKDQYILDDRVRFWGEGVAAVAAISEEIADEALDLIEVEYEELPAVFTPEAAMAPDAPRIHDHGPDGNLVLEPVQVERGDVEKGFAEADFILEGEYSGGRPVPGYMEPNVCLADWDGSGKLTFWTSTQSSFMVRGILAEVLGLPRTKVRVLVDHMGGGFGAKQDCFQHEFLCALLARATRKPVRMEFTRRETFLAGRSRHPFKLWLKQGFRKDGTITARDMRIVFDSGAYGSHSPGVTTVGTNSATSLYRCENLRLNGRAVYTNTPIAGAFRGYGVVQTYYALDIQMDEAAERLGLDPAELKLKNAVREGDIAPSGHPIVGHGLETCIAHGTKVFDWQALRQGTRCPDPAAPHVRKGWGLGCEMHGSSAYPGIKEQGNAIVKVNEDGSVTLMTGAAGLGTGAHTALAQIAAEELNVPFESVSVVHGDTDAVPWDIGAFASHTTYLVGSATRMAAAEARAGILERAAGMLQTTADALDIVEGRIYRRDNPDQGLTVADAMGPTPGIPSANILGRGTYQPTKSYSFAAHFVEASVDTETGLVTVDRVVPVHDVGKVIHPIAAAGQIEGGIQQGIGHTLTEDYIIDTRTGRSLNAGLVDYKMPLSMDMPDIDTVILEAAPDPGGPWGAKGVGEDPIIAIGPAISNAIFDAIGVRFRHYPITPEDILNALAEKECQS comes from the coding sequence ATGAACAAGCCCACAGGACCCCTTAAGAACGATTTCAGCGTCATCGGCAAAAGCGTCAAGCGCGAGGACGTCATCGAGAAAGTCACCGGCGAAGGCGTCTATGTCGCCGACCTGAAGCCGGTGGGGATGCTCTACGGCAAGATGAAGCGCTCGGACGTGGCCCATGCCCGGATCAAGCGCATCGATGTCAGCAAGGCACTGGCCTATCCCGGCGTCAAGGCGGTGCTGACCCACAAGGACGTGCCGCGCGTGCTGCACTACGGCTCTCCGCATCCGCGCTCAATCTCCTGCACGAAGGACCAGTACATCCTCGACGACAGGGTGCGCTTCTGGGGCGAGGGCGTCGCCGCGGTGGCTGCGATCAGCGAAGAGATCGCCGACGAGGCGCTGGACCTGATCGAGGTCGAATACGAGGAACTGCCCGCGGTCTTCACCCCGGAAGCGGCGATGGCGCCGGATGCGCCCCGCATCCACGATCACGGCCCCGACGGCAACCTCGTGCTGGAGCCGGTGCAGGTGGAGCGCGGCGATGTCGAGAAGGGCTTTGCCGAGGCGGATTTCATTCTCGAGGGCGAATATTCCGGGGGCCGTCCGGTGCCCGGCTACATGGAGCCCAACGTCTGTCTTGCCGATTGGGACGGGTCCGGCAAGCTGACCTTCTGGACCTCGACGCAAAGCTCTTTCATGGTGCGTGGTATCCTGGCAGAGGTTCTGGGCCTGCCGCGCACCAAGGTTCGGGTGCTTGTCGATCACATGGGCGGCGGGTTCGGCGCCAAGCAGGACTGCTTTCAGCACGAATTCCTCTGTGCTCTGCTGGCCCGGGCGACACGCAAGCCGGTGCGGATGGAATTCACCCGGCGCGAAACCTTCCTGGCCGGGCGCTCGCGCCACCCGTTCAAGCTGTGGTTGAAGCAGGGCTTTCGCAAGGACGGCACGATCACGGCGCGCGATATGCGCATCGTCTTCGACTCGGGCGCCTACGGGTCGCACAGCCCCGGCGTCACCACGGTCGGCACCAATTCCGCCACGTCGCTCTATCGCTGCGAGAACCTGCGCCTGAACGGGCGCGCGGTCTATACGAACACCCCGATTGCAGGGGCGTTTCGCGGCTATGGCGTTGTGCAGACTTACTATGCGCTCGACATCCAGATGGACGAGGCGGCAGAGCGTCTGGGCCTGGACCCGGCAGAGCTGAAGCTGAAGAACGCCGTGCGCGAGGGCGATATCGCGCCCTCGGGCCATCCCATCGTTGGCCACGGGCTGGAGACCTGCATCGCCCACGGCACGAAGGTCTTTGACTGGCAGGCTCTGCGGCAGGGCACGCGCTGTCCCGACCCGGCGGCGCCGCATGTCCGCAAGGGCTGGGGACTGGGCTGCGAGATGCACGGCTCTTCAGCCTATCCCGGGATCAAGGAACAGGGCAACGCCATCGTCAAGGTCAACGAGGACGGCTCGGTCACGCTGATGACCGGCGCGGCGGGGCTGGGCACGGGAGCGCATACCGCGCTGGCGCAGATCGCCGCCGAAGAGCTGAACGTGCCCTTCGAAAGCGTGTCCGTGGTGCATGGCGATACCGACGCGGTGCCCTGGGATATCGGCGCCTTCGCCAGCCACACCACCTACCTAGTGGGCAGCGCCACCCGCATGGCGGCGGCCGAGGCCCGCGCCGGAATCCTGGAGCGCGCCGCCGGGATGCTGCAGACCACGGCCGATGCGCTGGATATCGTCGAGGGCCGGATCTACCGGCGCGACAACCCCGATCAGGGCCTGACCGTGGCCGACGCGATGGGGCCGACACCGGGCATCCCCTCGGCCAATATCCTTGGCCGGGGCACCTACCAGCCGACGAAGTCCTATTCCTTCGCGGCGCATTTCGTCGAGGCGAGTGTCGACACGGAAACCGGGCTGGTGACTGTGGACCGGGTCGTGCCGGTGCATGACGTCGGCAAGGTGATCCACCCGATTGCCGCCGCGGGCCAGATCGAAGGCGGTATCCAGCAGGGCATCGGCCATACCCTGACCGAGGATTACATCATCGACACCCGCACCGGCCGTTCGCTGAATGCGGGGCTGGTCGACTACAAGATGCCGCTGTCGATGGACATGCCCGATATCGACACGGTGATCCTTGAAGCGGCGCCCGATCCCGGCGGCCCATGGGGCGCCAAGGGGGTTGGCGAAGACCCGATCATCGCCATCGGCCCCGCCATTTCCAACGCCATCTTCGACGCCATCGGGGTGCGCTTCCGCCACTACCCGATCACCCCCGAAGACATTCTGAACGCCTTGGCCGAGAAGGAGTGCCAATCATGA
- a CDS encoding (2Fe-2S)-binding protein — MKQIVDLTINGDPHSVAVEGHRSLLDTLREEVGLTGTKKGCDVGDCGACTVIVDGAPVNACLMLAVEAQGRTVETVEGMQKSMEILHPLQEAFMRHGASQCGFCTPGILMMAQQLLAENPDPSDAEIRFGLSGNICRCTGYTKIFDAVRSAAADIRNARALEETA, encoded by the coding sequence ATGAAACAGATCGTGGACCTGACCATCAACGGAGACCCCCATAGCGTGGCGGTAGAGGGGCACCGGTCGCTGCTGGATACCCTGCGCGAGGAAGTCGGGCTGACCGGCACCAAGAAGGGCTGCGACGTGGGCGATTGCGGTGCCTGCACCGTGATCGTCGACGGCGCCCCGGTCAACGCCTGCCTGATGCTGGCGGTCGAGGCGCAGGGCCGCACGGTCGAAACCGTCGAGGGCATGCAGAAAAGCATGGAGATCCTGCACCCGCTGCAGGAGGCCTTCATGCGCCACGGTGCTTCGCAATGCGGTTTCTGCACGCCGGGCATCCTGATGATGGCGCAGCAACTGCTGGCTGAAAATCCCGATCCCAGCGACGCAGAGATCCGCTTTGGACTGAGCGGCAATATTTGTCGCTGCACCGGCTACACCAAGATCTTCGACGCCGTGCGCAGTGCCGCGGCGGATATCCGCAACGCCCGCGCGCTGGAGGAAACCGCATGA
- a CDS encoding FAD binding domain-containing protein: MRRFAYHEPLTLEEASRLLVELGDKAHVLAGGTDLFVEIRERLRDVSDVVNIKKIPGMTDITWDPSTGLTFGALITARQLEILPGVQQTYPNFAEALRLLASIQVRNRATVVGNICRASPSADTIPPLLADGAIIHIYTPKGMRRMPLAEFFTGPGRTRLERGDIVTGIVLPAPVPGSGRSYLKHGRRKAMELATVGVAVSLERDGDLCTDARIALGAVGPTVLRAPGAEALLKGARITDALIAQAGAQAMAECTPISNVRASADYRRNMVGVLTRRALRQAMEASQ, from the coding sequence TTGCCGGTGGCACCGACCTCTTCGTCGAGATCCGCGAAAGGCTGCGGGATGTCTCTGATGTGGTGAACATCAAGAAGATCCCGGGCATGACCGACATCACCTGGGACCCGAGCACCGGGCTGACCTTCGGGGCGCTGATCACCGCGCGGCAGCTGGAAATCCTGCCGGGGGTGCAGCAGACCTATCCGAATTTCGCCGAGGCGCTGCGGCTGCTGGCCTCGATCCAAGTGCGCAACCGGGCTACTGTGGTCGGCAATATTTGCCGGGCCTCCCCTTCGGCCGATACCATTCCGCCGCTGCTCGCGGATGGTGCGATCATTCACATCTACACACCCAAGGGGATGCGCCGGATGCCCCTGGCCGAGTTCTTTACCGGCCCCGGGCGCACGCGGCTGGAGCGTGGCGATATCGTCACCGGCATCGTGCTTCCGGCCCCGGTCCCCGGCAGCGGGCGCAGTTACCTCAAGCACGGGCGCCGGAAGGCGATGGAACTGGCCACGGTCGGCGTCGCGGTCAGTCTGGAGCGCGACGGCGATCTCTGCACCGATGCCCGGATCGCGCTTGGCGCCGTGGGGCCGACGGTGCTGCGCGCGCCGGGCGCCGAGGCTTTGCTGAAGGGCGCCAGGATCACCGATGCGCTGATCGCACAGGCGGGCGCGCAGGCCATGGCCGAATGCACACCGATCAGCAACGTGCGCGCCAGCGCCGATTACCGCCGCAACATGGTGGGCGTCCTGACCCGCCGTGCCCTCAGGCAAGCAATGGAGGCGAGCCAATGA